A window of Mycolicibacterium fluoranthenivorans contains these coding sequences:
- a CDS encoding LutC/YkgG family protein encodes MTDARAAVLGRIRGALASVPPESVVVPRDYAREPLTGPADVQRFAEAVAEYRARVHLVSDVSEISATVAELVGPDATVVIPADLPAEWSEGTRTLADDPQLSVDTLDRADAVLTGCAVGIAATGTIVLDAGFAQGRRALTLVPDHHICVVRADQIVDTVPQGFAALDPTRPLTFISGPSATSDIELQRVEGVHGPRTLDVLIVS; translated from the coding sequence ATGACAGACGCACGAGCGGCCGTGCTCGGCCGGATCCGGGGGGCGCTGGCCTCCGTCCCGCCGGAATCTGTTGTGGTTCCGCGTGATTACGCGCGCGAGCCACTCACCGGTCCGGCCGATGTGCAGCGTTTCGCCGAGGCCGTCGCCGAATACCGGGCCAGGGTGCACCTGGTGTCCGATGTCTCCGAGATATCTGCCACCGTGGCCGAACTCGTCGGACCCGACGCCACCGTGGTGATCCCGGCCGACCTGCCCGCCGAGTGGAGCGAGGGCACCCGGACGCTGGCCGACGACCCGCAGTTGAGTGTCGATACCCTCGACCGTGCCGACGCCGTGCTGACCGGCTGCGCGGTGGGCATCGCCGCGACCGGGACCATCGTGCTGGACGCCGGATTCGCCCAGGGCAGGCGCGCGCTGACCCTGGTGCCCGATCACCACATCTGCGTGGTGCGGGCCGACCAGATCGTGGACACGGTGCCGCAGGGTTTCGCGGCGCTGGACCCCACCCGGCCGTTGACGTTCATCTCCGGCCCCAGTGCCACCAGCGATATCGAGCTGCAGCGGGTCGAAGGGGTGCACGGACCGCGCACCCTGGACGTGCTGATCGTGTCCTAG
- a CDS encoding LutB/LldF family L-lactate oxidation iron-sulfur protein, whose product MTFLGTPGVGNLRGEVSFPHAAREALGNAQLRRNIGHATQTIRAKRLAAVAECEDWEQLRATGSAVKQDVMARLPELLEQLERNVTERGGVVHWARDGDEANRIVTALIRDTGSDEVVKVKSMATQEIGLNEHLEAEGIAAFETDLAELIVQLGHDKPSHILVPAIHRNRAEIREIFSREMPGAGELTDEPRVLAMAARAHLRRKFLTARVAVSGANFGVAETGTLAVVESEGNGRMCLTLPETLITVMGIEKIIPTFADLEVFMQLLPRSSTAERMNPYTSMWTGVHPGDGPQQFHLVLLDNGRTRVLADEVGRAALHCIRCSACLNVCPVYERTGGHAYGSVYPGPIGAILSPQLTGTTGHDDPNASLPYASSLCGACFEACPVKIDIPSILVHLRARQVDQERGGLPGAQDLAMKAAGWAMSSPGRFALAEKALGVGRLMAGKDHRIGALPWPASKWTGSRDIPEPPKETFRQWWARTHGSDT is encoded by the coding sequence ATGACCTTCCTCGGCACGCCCGGGGTGGGCAACCTGCGCGGCGAGGTGTCGTTCCCGCATGCCGCCCGCGAGGCCCTGGGCAACGCCCAGCTGCGCCGCAACATCGGTCACGCGACACAGACCATCCGCGCCAAACGCCTTGCCGCAGTCGCTGAATGCGAAGATTGGGAGCAGTTGCGCGCCACGGGCAGCGCCGTGAAGCAGGACGTCATGGCACGTCTTCCCGAACTTCTCGAGCAGTTGGAGCGCAACGTCACCGAACGTGGTGGCGTGGTGCACTGGGCGCGCGACGGCGACGAGGCCAACCGGATCGTCACCGCGCTGATCAGGGACACCGGCTCCGATGAAGTGGTCAAGGTCAAATCGATGGCCACCCAGGAGATCGGGCTCAACGAGCATCTCGAGGCCGAGGGTATCGCAGCGTTCGAGACCGACCTGGCCGAACTCATCGTCCAACTCGGCCACGACAAGCCCAGCCATATCCTGGTGCCCGCCATCCATCGCAACCGCGCCGAGATCCGCGAGATCTTCAGCCGGGAGATGCCCGGTGCGGGTGAGCTGACCGACGAGCCCCGGGTTCTCGCGATGGCCGCCCGCGCCCATCTGCGCCGCAAGTTCCTCACCGCCCGCGTGGCCGTCAGCGGTGCGAACTTCGGTGTTGCCGAGACGGGCACGCTCGCGGTGGTGGAATCCGAGGGCAACGGCCGGATGTGCCTGACCCTGCCCGAAACCCTGATCACCGTGATGGGGATCGAGAAGATCATCCCCACCTTCGCGGACCTGGAAGTGTTCATGCAACTGCTGCCCCGGTCCTCGACCGCGGAGCGGATGAACCCCTACACCTCCATGTGGACCGGCGTGCATCCCGGCGACGGGCCGCAGCAATTCCATTTGGTACTGCTGGACAACGGCCGCACCCGGGTACTCGCCGACGAGGTGGGACGTGCTGCGCTGCACTGCATCCGGTGCAGCGCCTGCCTCAACGTGTGCCCGGTCTACGAGCGCACCGGCGGGCACGCCTACGGATCGGTCTATCCCGGTCCCATCGGGGCCATCCTCAGCCCCCAGCTGACGGGTACGACCGGACACGACGACCCGAACGCCAGCCTGCCGTACGCGTCCTCGCTGTGCGGCGCCTGCTTCGAGGCCTGCCCGGTGAAGATCGACATCCCGTCCATCCTGGTACATCTGCGTGCGAGACAGGTGGATCAGGAAAGAGGCGGTCTGCCCGGCGCGCAGGATCTCGCCATGAAGGCCGCCGGCTGGGCCATGTCGTCCCCCGGGCGTTTCGCACTTGCGGAGAAGGCGCTCGGGGTGGGCCGGCTGATGGCGGGCAAGGATCACCGCATCGGCGCGTTGCCCTGGCCGGCATCGAAATGGACCGGCAGCCGCGATATCCCGGAGCCACCGAAGGAGACGTTCCGGCAGTGGTGGGCACGCACCCACGGGAGCGACACATGA
- a CDS encoding (Fe-S)-binding protein, with the protein MRIALFATCLADALFPPAAIATVALLERLGHEVAFPADQTCCGQMHINTGYLKEATAVVRHHVEVFETAGCDAIVAPSGSCVGSVRHQHAMVARRAGDDALAARAEAVAARTYELSEFLVDVLGVDDVGAYYPHHVTYHPTCHSLRMLGVGDKPLRLLRNVRGLTLVELPSADSCCGFGGTFALKNSDTSTAMLADKMTNILDTGAEICSAGDSSCLMHIGGGLSRLRVGVRTVHLAEILAAQG; encoded by the coding sequence ATGCGAATCGCCCTGTTCGCGACCTGCTTGGCGGATGCCCTGTTCCCGCCCGCTGCGATCGCCACCGTCGCGCTGCTGGAGCGGCTCGGCCACGAAGTGGCGTTTCCTGCCGACCAGACCTGTTGCGGCCAAATGCATATCAACACCGGTTATCTCAAGGAAGCCACGGCCGTGGTGCGTCATCATGTCGAGGTGTTCGAGACGGCTGGCTGCGACGCCATCGTCGCCCCGTCGGGGTCATGCGTGGGCTCGGTGCGCCATCAGCACGCCATGGTGGCCCGCCGCGCCGGCGACGACGCCCTGGCCGCCCGCGCCGAGGCCGTCGCGGCCCGCACCTACGAGCTGTCCGAGTTCCTCGTCGACGTCCTCGGGGTGGATGACGTCGGCGCGTACTACCCCCACCACGTCACCTACCACCCGACGTGCCACTCCCTGCGCATGCTCGGCGTCGGGGACAAACCGTTGCGTCTGCTGCGCAATGTGCGTGGCCTCACCCTGGTGGAACTGCCCTCCGCCGACTCGTGTTGCGGTTTCGGCGGCACCTTCGCCCTGAAGAATTCCGACACCTCCACCGCGATGCTGGCCGACAAGATGACCAACATCCTCGACACCGGCGCCGAGATCTGCAGCGCCGGAGATTCGTCGTGTCTCATGCACATAGGCGGCGGGCTGAGCCGGTTGCGGGTCGGTGTGCGCACCGTGCACCTGGCCGAGATCCTGGCGGCTCAGGGATGA
- a CDS encoding PaaI family thioesterase: protein MRPARPGNQLCNNVTGVADPAAHSGGGFNPPEPTDKGGPDYGRFVDAVRTLQDHARAADAPDEVIAEAADLIEKVSALLAPYEADEWHSPSGRRMDLPNRGNIMSVPVNLVVTEDGRIGGTARFRRYHLGRNGAVHGGMLGLLFDSLLGFTTAKLTKSPYQRTAHLGIDYRKIVPIGRELQVDAGIDRIDGRKLFVSGRLLDGDEVLTEGDALFIRLKPGQP, encoded by the coding sequence ATGCGACCGGCCCGCCCTGGGAACCAGCTGTGCAATAACGTGACCGGTGTGGCCGACCCAGCAGCGCACTCCGGCGGTGGTTTCAACCCGCCCGAACCCACCGACAAAGGCGGGCCGGACTATGGCCGGTTCGTCGACGCGGTGCGCACGCTGCAGGACCACGCGCGAGCCGCCGATGCACCCGACGAGGTGATCGCCGAGGCGGCTGACCTCATCGAAAAGGTGTCCGCGCTGCTGGCCCCCTACGAGGCCGACGAATGGCATTCCCCCTCCGGCCGGCGGATGGACCTGCCCAACCGGGGCAACATCATGTCGGTGCCGGTGAACCTGGTCGTCACCGAGGACGGGCGGATCGGCGGGACCGCCCGGTTCCGGCGCTATCACCTCGGCCGCAACGGAGCGGTGCACGGCGGCATGCTCGGGCTGCTGTTCGACTCGCTGCTCGGCTTCACCACCGCCAAACTGACCAAGAGCCCCTACCAGCGCACCGCGCACCTGGGCATCGACTACCGCAAGATCGTGCCGATCGGGAGGGAACTGCAGGTGGATGCCGGGATCGACCGGATAGACGGACGCAAGCTCTTCGTGAGCGGCCGCCTGCTCGACGGCGACGAGGTACTCACCGAGGGCGACGCCCTGTTCATCAGGCTCAAGCCGGGGCAGCCGTGA
- a CDS encoding TIGR02611 family protein, with protein sequence MSVSDIKRRWARGRDRLRERPVADFVYRVVVAVVGTVVLAVGIVAIPYPGPGWAIVFLGLAILATEFRAAQVALHWAKLRYEAVMAWFARQHIAVKALSAAFTGLVVVASLWGLGALYWAGGLIGFEPAWLQSPIGIGS encoded by the coding sequence GTGAGCGTCTCCGATATCAAGCGGCGCTGGGCACGCGGGCGCGACCGCCTGCGGGAGCGTCCCGTTGCCGACTTCGTCTACCGGGTTGTGGTCGCGGTGGTCGGGACCGTGGTGCTGGCCGTCGGGATCGTCGCCATCCCGTACCCCGGTCCGGGATGGGCGATCGTCTTCCTCGGCCTGGCGATCCTGGCCACCGAGTTCCGGGCGGCGCAGGTGGCGCTGCACTGGGCGAAGTTGCGGTATGAGGCGGTGATGGCGTGGTTCGCCCGTCAGCACATCGCCGTGAAGGCTCTCAGCGCGGCCTTCACCGGCCTGGTGGTGGTGGCCAGTCTGTGGGGTTTGGGCGCGCTTTACTGGGCCGGTGGTCTGATCGGCTTCGAACCGGCCTGGCTGCAGAGCCCGATCGGTATCGGATCCTAG
- the thrS gene encoding threonine--tRNA ligase — protein sequence MTAAASTAPAAPIRVAAGTTAGAAVRAAGLPERGASDAIVVVRDADGRLRDLSWTPDTDVEVVPVAADTEDGRSVIRHSAAHVLAQAVQELFPQAKLGIGPPITDGFYYDFDVAEPFTPEDLAKLEKRMAKIVKDGQLFSRRVYESKDQAREELANEPYKLELVDDKSGDPDVMEVGGDELTAYDNLNARTKERIWGDLCRGPHIPTTKYIPAFKLTRSSAAYWRGNQNNASLQRVYGTAWESQEALDRHLELIEEAQRRDHRKLGVELDLFSFPDELGSGLPVFHPKGGIIRKELEDYSRRKHEQAGYQFVNTPHITKENLYITSGHLEWYADGMFPPMQIDAEFNADGTVRKPGQDYYLKPMNCPMHHLIYRSRGRSYRELPLRLFEFGSVYRYEKSGVIHGLTRVRGMTQDDAHIYTTREQMRDELTSLLGFVLDLLSDYGLDDFYLELSTRDPEKSVGSDELWEEATATLREVAEASGLDLVPDPGGAAFYGPKISVQVKDALGRHWQMSTIQLDFNMPDRFELEYTSADGSRQRPVLIHRALFGSIERFFGVLTEHYAGAFPAWLAPVQAVGVPVADKHIPYLEALAAELKSHGVRVEVDASDDRMAKKIVNHTNQRVPFMLLAGDTDVEADAVSFRFGDRSQLNGVPREAAVAAIVDWIARRENATPDADLFKVDS from the coding sequence ATGACTGCCGCCGCCAGCACCGCCCCCGCAGCCCCGATCCGGGTCGCTGCCGGGACCACCGCTGGGGCGGCCGTCCGCGCCGCCGGTCTTCCCGAACGCGGCGCCTCCGACGCCATCGTGGTCGTCCGCGATGCCGACGGCCGGTTGCGCGACCTGTCCTGGACACCGGACACCGATGTCGAGGTGGTGCCGGTGGCCGCCGATACCGAGGACGGCCGCAGCGTCATCCGGCACTCGGCGGCGCATGTGCTCGCCCAGGCCGTGCAGGAACTCTTCCCACAGGCCAAGCTGGGTATCGGCCCGCCGATCACCGACGGCTTCTACTACGACTTCGACGTCGCCGAGCCCTTCACCCCCGAGGATCTGGCGAAGCTGGAGAAGCGGATGGCCAAGATCGTCAAGGACGGTCAGCTGTTCTCCCGCCGGGTGTACGAGTCCAAGGACCAAGCCCGCGAGGAACTCGCGAATGAGCCGTACAAGCTGGAACTCGTCGACGACAAATCCGGTGACCCCGATGTGATGGAAGTGGGTGGTGACGAGCTGACCGCCTACGACAATCTCAACGCCCGCACCAAGGAACGCATCTGGGGTGACCTGTGCCGCGGCCCGCACATCCCCACCACGAAGTACATCCCGGCCTTCAAGTTGACCCGCAGCAGCGCCGCCTACTGGCGCGGCAACCAGAACAACGCCAGCCTGCAGCGCGTGTACGGCACCGCGTGGGAGTCGCAGGAGGCGCTCGACCGGCACCTCGAGCTGATCGAGGAGGCGCAGCGCCGCGACCACCGCAAGCTCGGGGTGGAGCTCGACCTGTTCAGCTTCCCCGACGAGCTCGGGTCCGGGCTGCCGGTGTTCCACCCCAAGGGCGGGATCATCCGCAAGGAGTTGGAGGACTACTCGCGGCGCAAGCACGAACAGGCCGGGTACCAGTTCGTCAACACCCCGCACATCACCAAGGAGAACCTGTACATCACGTCGGGTCACCTGGAGTGGTACGCCGACGGCATGTTCCCGCCGATGCAGATCGATGCCGAGTTCAACGCGGACGGCACCGTGCGCAAGCCCGGTCAGGACTACTACCTGAAGCCGATGAACTGCCCGATGCACCACCTGATCTACCGCTCGCGTGGCCGGTCCTATCGCGAATTGCCCTTGCGGCTCTTCGAATTCGGCTCGGTATATCGGTATGAGAAGTCCGGTGTCATCCACGGCCTGACCCGGGTGCGCGGTATGACGCAGGACGACGCGCACATCTACACCACCCGCGAGCAGATGCGCGATGAACTGACCTCGCTGCTGGGTTTCGTGCTCGACCTGCTGTCGGACTACGGTCTGGACGATTTCTACCTGGAGCTGTCCACCCGCGACCCGGAGAAGTCCGTCGGCTCCGACGAGCTCTGGGAGGAGGCGACCGCCACGCTGCGCGAGGTGGCCGAGGCGTCCGGGCTGGATCTGGTGCCCGATCCCGGTGGCGCCGCGTTCTACGGCCCGAAGATCTCGGTGCAGGTCAAGGACGCGCTGGGCCGGCACTGGCAGATGTCGACCATCCAGCTCGACTTCAACATGCCCGACCGCTTCGAGTTGGAGTACACCTCCGCGGACGGCAGCCGGCAGCGGCCGGTGCTGATCCACCGGGCCCTGTTCGGGTCGATCGAGCGGTTCTTCGGGGTGCTCACCGAGCATTACGCGGGCGCGTTCCCGGCGTGGCTCGCGCCGGTACAGGCGGTCGGGGTGCCCGTCGCGGACAAGCACATCCCGTATCTGGAAGCGCTTGCAGCAGAACTCAAATCGCACGGCGTCCGGGTCGAGGTGGATGCCAGTGACGACCGGATGGCCAAGAAGATCGTCAACCACACCAACCAGCGGGTGCCGTTCATGCTGCTGGCCGGGGACACCGATGTGGAGGCAGACGCGGTGTCCTTCAGGTTCGGCGACCGCAGCCAGCTCAACGGGGTACCCCGGGAGGCGGCCGTGGCGGCGATCGTGGACTGGATCGCCCGGCGGGAGAACGCGACCCCCGATGCCGATCTGTTCAAGGTGGACTCGTGA
- a CDS encoding HIT family protein has protein sequence MTDGIVDRGVGDPDHLQRLWTPHRMSYIAESPLKKGAGSALSTEPFTDIPQMSDEDGLMVARGKLVYAVLNLYPYNPGHLMVVPYRRVSELEDLTAEESAELMAFTQNAIRVIKAVSRPHGFNVGLNLGTSAGGSLAEHLHMHVVPRWGGDANFITIIGDSKVIPQLLRDTRQLLAAEWAAQDGATTGQPGT, from the coding sequence GTGACCGACGGCATCGTCGACCGGGGTGTCGGCGATCCCGACCATCTCCAGCGGCTGTGGACCCCGCACCGGATGAGCTACATCGCCGAATCTCCGTTGAAGAAGGGGGCCGGTTCGGCGCTGTCGACGGAACCGTTCACCGACATCCCGCAGATGTCCGACGAGGACGGCCTGATGGTCGCGCGCGGCAAGTTGGTGTACGCCGTGCTCAACCTGTACCCGTACAACCCCGGCCACCTCATGGTGGTGCCCTACCGGCGGGTGTCCGAACTGGAGGACCTCACCGCGGAGGAGAGCGCCGAGCTGATGGCGTTCACGCAGAACGCGATTCGGGTCATCAAGGCGGTCTCCCGCCCGCACGGGTTCAACGTGGGACTCAACCTCGGGACATCGGCGGGCGGATCGCTTGCCGAGCATCTGCACATGCACGTCGTGCCGCGGTGGGGTGGTGATGCCAACTTCATCACGATCATCGGCGACTCCAAGGTGATTCCGCAGTTGCTGCGCGACACGCGTCAGTTGCTGGCCGCGGAATGGGCGGCGCAGGACGGGGCTACGACGGGGCAGCCGGGCACATGA
- the pgsA gene encoding phosphatidylinositol phosphate synthase, producing the protein MSDFYLMTRAAYTKLSQPVARAALRVGFTPDSITVLGTAGSVLAALILYPVGQLWWGSVAVFFFVLADMLDGAMARERGGGTRFGAVLDATCDRIADGAVFCGLAWWIVFGMHNAQLLVATLVCLVTSQVISYIKARAEASGLRGDGGIIERPERLVIVLAGAGLSGLFGLPLILDVAMWVLAVASVVTVAQRLHAVRTSPGAMDAMPAADTAPPAGDEQ; encoded by the coding sequence ATGAGCGACTTCTACCTGATGACCCGGGCGGCTTACACCAAGCTGTCCCAACCGGTCGCCAGGGCGGCGCTGCGCGTCGGCTTCACCCCGGACAGCATCACCGTTCTCGGCACCGCCGGATCGGTGCTGGCGGCGTTGATCCTGTACCCGGTCGGCCAGCTGTGGTGGGGCTCGGTGGCGGTCTTCTTCTTCGTACTGGCCGATATGCTCGACGGCGCCATGGCCAGGGAGCGCGGTGGCGGTACCCGGTTCGGCGCGGTGCTCGACGCCACGTGTGACCGGATCGCCGACGGCGCGGTGTTCTGCGGTCTGGCCTGGTGGATCGTGTTCGGGATGCACAACGCTCAGCTGTTGGTGGCGACACTGGTCTGCCTGGTCACCTCGCAGGTGATCTCGTACATCAAGGCCCGAGCCGAGGCCAGTGGCCTGCGGGGAGACGGCGGCATCATCGAACGGCCCGAGCGGCTGGTCATCGTGCTGGCCGGCGCCGGGCTGTCGGGGTTGTTCGGCCTCCCGCTGATCCTGGACGTCGCGATGTGGGTGTTGGCGGTGGCCAGCGTGGTGACCGTCGCCCAGCGGCTGCACGCGGTGCGGACCTCGCCGGGGGCCATGGACGCCATGCCGGCCGCCGATACCGCGCCGCCGGCGGGAGATGAGCAGTGA
- a CDS encoding phosphatidylinositol mannoside acyltransferase: MPEFAARNMFDAGARYAARGGGPEQLRKNLARVLGVPPAAVPADLVRASLASYARYWREAFRLPSMDHEKLADRLRALAFGEENVVDALAAGRGAILALPHSGNWDMAGVWLTNTHGKFATVAERLKPESLYQRFVDYRESLGFEVLPLTGGARPPSEVLADRLRGNGLVCLMSDRDLTRSGVQVDLFGEPTRLPGGPARLALETGAALLPTYCWYEGDSPAIRIHPPLDTSSGDVQVITQALADQFTVDIATHPADWHMLQPQWLADLSDERRARLGGLERSDPGSELGGLERSDPGSDVGE; this comes from the coding sequence ATGCCGGAGTTCGCCGCCCGCAACATGTTCGACGCGGGTGCGCGGTACGCGGCCCGCGGTGGCGGGCCCGAGCAGTTGCGCAAGAACCTGGCCCGGGTCCTGGGCGTGCCGCCGGCGGCGGTACCCGCCGACCTGGTCCGGGCGTCGCTGGCGTCCTACGCGCGGTACTGGCGGGAGGCCTTCCGGCTACCGTCGATGGATCACGAGAAGCTCGCGGACCGGTTGCGGGCATTGGCCTTTGGTGAAGAGAACGTCGTCGACGCGCTGGCCGCCGGCCGCGGTGCGATCCTGGCGCTGCCGCACAGCGGCAACTGGGATATGGCGGGGGTGTGGCTGACCAACACGCACGGCAAGTTCGCCACGGTGGCCGAACGGCTCAAGCCGGAGTCGTTGTACCAGCGGTTCGTCGACTACCGCGAGAGCCTCGGCTTCGAGGTGCTGCCCTTGACGGGCGGGGCCCGCCCGCCTTCAGAGGTGCTCGCCGATCGGCTGCGCGGCAACGGTCTGGTGTGCCTGATGTCGGATCGCGATCTGACCCGCTCCGGGGTGCAGGTCGACTTGTTCGGTGAGCCCACCCGGCTGCCCGGCGGTCCGGCGCGACTGGCGCTGGAGACCGGTGCGGCGTTGCTGCCCACCTACTGCTGGTACGAAGGTGACAGCCCGGCCATCCGTATCCATCCACCCCTGGACACGTCCTCCGGTGACGTGCAGGTGATCACCCAGGCCCTGGCCGACCAGTTCACCGTCGATATCGCCACCCATCCCGCGGACTGGCACATGCTGCAGCCGCAGTGGCTGGCCGACCTGTCGGACGAGCGTCGCGCGCGGCTCGGCGGGCTGGAGCGCAGCGACCCGGGGTCTGAGCTCGGCGGGCTGGAGCGCAGCGACCCGGGGTCAGACGTGGGGGAATGA
- a CDS encoding glycosyltransferase family 4 protein: protein MRIGMVCPYSFDVPGGVQAHVLQLAEVYHAQGHHVSVLAPSSPHVAMPDYVVSGGKAVPIPYNGSVARLRFGPATHRTVKKWLGQGDFDVLHLHEPNAPSLSMLALMIAEGPIVATFHTSTTKSLTLSVFQGLLRPWHEKIVGRIAVSDLARRWQMEALGSDAVEIPNGVPVSAFSDAPLLAGYPRPGRCVLFLGRFDEPRKGMAVLLAALPRLAAAFPEVEVLVVGRGDEQALAAEAGELASHLRFLGQVDDATKASALRSADVYCAPNTGGESFGIVLVEAMAAGTAVVASDLDAFRRVLDNGAAGRLVALDDAAALGDALVEVLGDDALRRRYVDTATVAVQRYDWSVVAADIMRVYETVAMAGVKVRVTD, encoded by the coding sequence ATGCGCATCGGGATGGTGTGCCCGTACTCCTTCGACGTACCCGGCGGGGTGCAGGCCCATGTCCTGCAGCTGGCCGAGGTGTACCACGCGCAGGGCCATCATGTGAGCGTGCTGGCGCCGTCAAGCCCACACGTCGCGATGCCGGACTACGTGGTGTCGGGCGGCAAGGCCGTGCCGATCCCGTACAACGGCTCGGTGGCCCGGCTGCGGTTCGGGCCGGCCACCCACCGCACCGTCAAGAAATGGCTCGGCCAGGGTGATTTCGACGTGCTGCATCTGCACGAGCCCAACGCACCCAGCCTGTCGATGCTGGCGCTGATGATCGCCGAGGGGCCGATCGTCGCGACGTTCCACACCTCGACGACGAAATCGTTGACGCTCAGTGTGTTTCAGGGGCTTCTGCGGCCGTGGCACGAGAAGATCGTCGGGCGTATCGCCGTGTCGGATCTGGCCCGCCGCTGGCAGATGGAGGCGCTCGGTTCGGACGCCGTCGAAATCCCCAACGGGGTGCCCGTGTCGGCGTTCTCGGACGCACCGCTGTTGGCGGGTTACCCGCGGCCGGGCCGCTGTGTGCTGTTCCTCGGCCGCTTCGACGAACCGCGCAAGGGGATGGCGGTGCTGCTCGCGGCGTTGCCCCGACTGGCGGCGGCCTTCCCCGAGGTGGAGGTGCTGGTGGTGGGCCGCGGCGACGAGCAGGCACTGGCCGCCGAAGCCGGCGAACTGGCCTCTCATCTGCGATTCCTGGGGCAGGTCGACGATGCCACCAAAGCCTCGGCACTGCGCAGCGCCGACGTGTACTGCGCACCCAACACCGGCGGGGAGAGCTTCGGGATCGTGCTGGTGGAGGCGATGGCCGCGGGCACGGCGGTGGTCGCCAGCGATCTGGATGCGTTCCGCCGCGTGCTCGACAACGGCGCGGCCGGGCGGCTGGTGGCCCTCGACGACGCCGCCGCGCTGGGCGATGCGCTGGTCGAGGTTCTCGGGGATGACGCGCTGCGCCGGCGTTACGTCGACACCGCCACCGTCGCGGTGCAGCGGTACGACTGGTCGGTGGTGGCGGCCGACATCATGCGGGTCTACGAGACCGTGGCGATGGCGGGGGTCAAGGTCCGGGTGACCGACTAG
- a CDS encoding NUDIX hydrolase, whose amino-acid sequence MLALLIVLGVLIGAAVLLTGSWAYLTANRLDRLHVRYDLSWQALDAALARRAVVARAVAVDAYGREPEGQRLAALADAAERAPRTSREAAENELSAALEAVAPSALPVALVAELADAEARVLLARRFHNDAVRDTLALRDRPMVRLLHLGGTAALPSYFEIAERAGPAARDVGLVSRRISARVVLLDEAGRVLLFRGSDPARDGEDVRFWWFTVGGAVEPGEELAEAAVRELVEETGLQVAAVELVGPVWRRDAIIDFNGAVVRSEELYFLHRTRRFEPAASGRTPLERRYIHGHSWCDETMIAELVAEGESVYPLQLGELLAQAGELADVRGAGPGTQPQQIR is encoded by the coding sequence GTGCTTGCTCTGTTGATCGTCCTCGGGGTGCTGATCGGCGCCGCCGTCCTGTTGACCGGGTCGTGGGCCTATCTGACCGCCAACAGGCTGGATCGCCTGCATGTGCGGTACGACCTGTCCTGGCAGGCGCTCGACGCCGCGCTGGCCCGGCGCGCGGTGGTGGCCAGGGCTGTCGCCGTCGACGCGTACGGACGAGAACCCGAGGGGCAGCGGCTCGCCGCGTTGGCCGATGCCGCCGAACGCGCGCCTCGCACGTCCCGCGAGGCCGCCGAGAACGAACTGTCGGCGGCGTTGGAGGCTGTCGCCCCGTCGGCGCTGCCGGTGGCGTTGGTCGCCGAGCTCGCCGACGCCGAGGCGCGCGTCTTGCTCGCCCGCCGCTTCCACAACGATGCCGTCCGCGACACCCTGGCGCTGCGGGACCGCCCGATGGTGCGGTTGCTGCACCTGGGTGGGACGGCGGCGCTGCCCAGCTACTTCGAGATCGCCGAGCGCGCAGGACCGGCGGCGCGCGATGTCGGGCTGGTCAGCCGACGGATCTCGGCCCGTGTCGTGCTGCTCGACGAGGCCGGCCGGGTGCTGCTGTTCCGCGGATCGGACCCGGCGCGTGACGGTGAGGATGTGCGGTTCTGGTGGTTCACCGTCGGTGGCGCGGTGGAGCCCGGTGAAGAGCTCGCCGAGGCGGCGGTGCGTGAGCTGGTCGAGGAGACCGGTCTGCAGGTGGCCGCCGTCGAGCTGGTCGGACCAGTGTGGCGCCGCGACGCCATCATCGACTTCAACGGGGCCGTGGTGCGCAGTGAGGAGCTGTACTTCCTGCATCGCACCCGCCGCTTCGAACCGGCCGCGAGCGGTCGCACACCGCTGGAACGGCGCTACATTCACGGCCACTCCTGGTGCGATGAGACAATGATCGCCGAGCTGGTCGCCGAGGGGGAGTCCGTGTATCCGCTGCAGCTCGGTGAGCTTCTGGCCCAGGCCGGTGAGCTCGCGGATGTGCGCGGCGCGGGACCGGGTACGCAGCCTCAACAGATTCGTTGA